The bacterium genome has a segment encoding these proteins:
- a CDS encoding helix-turn-helix domain-containing protein, producing MVEKTMRTAGLDRALDLLGALAVETRLRLLLRLSRGERCVCELYPGVGEQSNVSRHLARLKELGVVACRIEGPRRMYRITDYRVPAILRALDLATASPLDSDGDFQL from the coding sequence ATGGTCGAAAAAACGATGCGCACCGCGGGCCTGGACCGCGCGCTGGATCTCCTCGGCGCCCTGGCCGTCGAGACGCGCCTGAGGCTCCTGTTGCGCCTGAGCCGGGGCGAACGCTGCGTCTGCGAGCTCTACCCCGGCGTCGGCGAGCAGTCCAACGTCAGCCGCCACCTGGCCCGGCTGAAGGAGTTGGGCGTCGTCGCCTGCCGCATCGAAGGCCCCCGGCGGATGTACCGCATCACGGACTACCGGGTGCCGGCGATTCTGCGCGCCCTCGACCTCGCGACGGCCTCCCCCCTCGACTCCGACGGCGATTTCCAGCTATGA